The Tepidibacter aestuarii genome contains a region encoding:
- a CDS encoding anaerobic ribonucleoside triphosphate reductase: protein MIENVKKRDGRIISFSKDKIARAIFLAASEVAQKEGKTANYEMAEKLAEKVLSLLTKKYIGQVPTVENVQDAVVKTLIKNGHARTSEAYILYRAERSRIRNSKTRLIQSIKEITFSDADNADIKRENANIDGNTAMGTMLQYGSAVSKEFCKEFVIKPNHSKAHDDGDIHIHDMDFLNMGTLTCCQIDIAELFKNGFSTGHGHLREPQDILSYSALAAIAIQSNQNDQHGGQSIPFFDYGMANGVKKTFKRAYIENIYKGISIEKDIEDDQIKTITDIFNEVEKSLSKEISLSIDKEINDKIKQELIKEYGLDEEKCLKIQKFASKEALRETNRKTYQAMEAFIHNLNTMHSRAGAQVPFSSVNFGTDTSEEGRMVSKNLLLSLEKGLGNGETAIFPILIFKVKEGINLNKEDINYDLFKLACKVSSKRLFPNFSFIDAPFNLQYYKEGRPETEATYMGCRTRVLGNVCGEEIVTGRGNLSFTTINLPRLGIKHGVLKNKETDIKGFYKELQEKIDLVIDQLIERFEIQANKKAKNFPFLMGQGVWLGSKELSWEDDLRDVIKQGTLTVGFIGLAECLKALIGEHHGESDSAQDLGVEIIKYMRDKMDEASEKYGLNFSLIATPAEGLSGRFTKIDKKEFGEIEGVTSRDYYTNSFHVPVYHKLSAFKKIEKEAKYHALTNAGHISYIELDGNPSDNIEAFESIVRAMKEAGIGYGSINHPLDRDPVCGFNGVIDDTCPACGRKDGEDGIYFERIRRITGYLVGTVDRFNDAKRAEVKDRVKHN, encoded by the coding sequence ATGATTGAAAATGTAAAAAAGAGGGACGGAAGAATAATTAGCTTTAGTAAAGACAAAATAGCGAGAGCTATATTTTTAGCTGCTAGTGAGGTTGCACAAAAAGAAGGAAAAACAGCAAACTACGAAATGGCGGAAAAACTAGCAGAGAAGGTATTAAGTCTTTTAACTAAAAAATATATAGGACAAGTGCCAACTGTCGAAAATGTTCAGGATGCTGTTGTAAAAACTTTAATAAAAAATGGACATGCAAGAACTAGTGAAGCGTATATATTATACAGAGCTGAAAGAAGTAGAATAAGAAATTCAAAAACAAGACTGATACAATCTATAAAAGAAATAACTTTTTCAGATGCAGATAATGCAGACATAAAAAGAGAAAATGCTAATATAGATGGAAATACTGCTATGGGAACTATGCTTCAATATGGAAGTGCAGTATCTAAAGAATTTTGTAAAGAATTTGTCATAAAACCTAATCATTCAAAAGCACACGATGATGGAGATATACATATACATGATATGGATTTTTTAAATATGGGTACACTTACTTGCTGTCAAATAGATATAGCTGAATTGTTTAAAAATGGTTTTTCAACAGGTCATGGGCACCTAAGAGAGCCGCAAGATATATTAAGTTATTCTGCACTTGCAGCTATTGCTATTCAATCTAATCAAAATGATCAACATGGAGGTCAAAGTATACCATTTTTCGATTATGGAATGGCAAACGGAGTTAAGAAAACATTTAAAAGAGCATATATAGAAAATATATATAAAGGTATAAGTATAGAAAAAGATATTGAAGATGATCAAATAAAAACTATAACTGATATATTTAATGAAGTAGAAAAATCTTTAAGTAAAGAGATATCTTTAAGTATAGATAAAGAAATAAACGATAAAATTAAGCAAGAATTAATTAAAGAATATGGATTAGATGAAGAGAAGTGCTTAAAGATACAAAAATTTGCAAGTAAAGAAGCTTTAAGAGAGACTAATAGAAAAACTTATCAAGCTATGGAGGCTTTTATACACAATCTAAATACAATGCATTCAAGAGCTGGAGCTCAAGTTCCGTTTTCAAGCGTTAACTTCGGAACAGATACAAGTGAAGAAGGCAGAATGGTAAGTAAAAACTTACTACTTTCTTTAGAAAAAGGACTTGGAAATGGAGAAACAGCTATATTCCCAATACTAATATTCAAAGTAAAAGAAGGGATAAACTTAAATAAAGAAGATATAAACTATGATTTATTCAAATTAGCATGTAAAGTTTCATCAAAGAGATTATTCCCTAATTTCAGTTTCATAGATGCTCCATTTAATCTTCAGTACTATAAAGAAGGACGTCCTGAAACAGAAGCTACTTACATGGGGTGTAGAACAAGAGTCCTTGGAAATGTATGTGGAGAGGAAATAGTTACCGGTAGAGGAAATCTTTCGTTTACGACTATCAATCTTCCAAGATTAGGAATAAAACATGGAGTATTAAAGAATAAAGAAACTGATATAAAAGGATTCTATAAAGAACTTCAAGAAAAAATAGACTTAGTAATAGATCAATTAATAGAAAGATTTGAAATACAAGCAAATAAAAAAGCTAAAAACTTCCCTTTCTTAATGGGACAAGGTGTATGGCTTGGATCTAAAGAATTATCTTGGGAAGATGATTTAAGAGACGTTATAAAGCAAGGAACATTAACAGTTGGATTTATAGGACTTGCTGAGTGCCTAAAAGCATTGATAGGGGAGCATCACGGAGAAAGTGATTCTGCTCAAGACTTAGGTGTTGAAATAATTAAATACATGAGAGATAAAATGGATGAAGCAAGCGAAAAATATGGATTAAACTTCTCTTTAATAGCAACTCCAGCTGAAGGATTAAGTGGAAGATTCACTAAAATAGATAAAAAAGAGTTTGGAGAAATAGAAGGAGTTACAAGCAGAGATTATTATACAAACTCTTTCCATGTACCTGTTTATCATAAGTTATCTGCATTCAAAAAGATAGAAAAAGAAGCTAAATACCATGCGCTTACTAATGCAGGACATATAAGCTATATAGAACTTGATGGAAACCCATCTGATAATATAGAAGCATTTGAAAGTATAGTAAGAGCTATGAAGGAAGCTGGAATTGGATATGGAAGTATAAATCATCCGCTTGATAGAGATCCAGTTTGTGGATTTAATGGAGTTATAGATGATACTTGTCCAGCTTGTGGAAGAAAAGATGGAGAAGATGGTATATACTTCGAAAGAATAAGAAGAATAACAGGATACTTAGTTGGTACTGTAGATAGATTTAACGATGCCAAAAGAGCTGAGGTTAAAGATAGAGTAAAACATAATTAA
- the nrdG gene encoding anaerobic ribonucleoside-triphosphate reductase activating protein yields the protein MKLRLASSVTSDSIVDGPGLRTVIWTQGCKHNCKGCHNKQTHDFNGGFEVEVESIIDTLKELRLQKGITLSGGDPFEQPDALVKICKEARKLGLDVWAYSGYTFEQLTDIKNERYFKWKNLLNEIDVLIDGKFVEEKKSMLLKYRGSSNQRVLDVKKSLQLKRAVLHVDYNEDMDIAK from the coding sequence ATGAAATTAAGACTAGCATCTTCTGTGACATCAGACAGCATAGTTGATGGACCTGGACTTAGAACTGTAATATGGACCCAAGGTTGTAAGCATAACTGTAAGGGCTGCCACAATAAGCAAACTCATGATTTTAATGGGGGATTTGAGGTAGAAGTAGAATCTATAATAGATACTTTAAAAGAATTGAGGCTACAAAAGGGAATAACTCTTAGCGGAGGAGATCCGTTTGAACAACCAGATGCTCTTGTGAAGATATGCAAAGAAGCAAGAAAACTTGGACTAGATGTTTGGGCTTATAGTGGATATACATTTGAACAGTTAACCGATATTAAAAATGAAAGATATTTCAAATGGAAGAATCTATTAAATGAGATAGATGTATTAATCGATGGCAAATTTGTAGAAGAAAAGAAGAGTATGCTCTTAAAGTACAGAGGATCATCAAATCAAAGAGTATTAGATGTTAAAAAGTCATTACAATTAAAAAGAGCTGTTCTTCATGTGGATTACAATGAAGATATGGATATAGCAAAATAA